From Chaetodon auriga isolate fChaAug3 chromosome 10, fChaAug3.hap1, whole genome shotgun sequence, a single genomic window includes:
- the csde1 gene encoding cold shock domain-containing protein E1 isoform X19, which produces MSFDPGMLHNNGHTAYANGTGPGIRETGVVEKLLTSYGFIQCSERQARLFFHCSQYNGNLQELKIGDDVEFEVSSDRRTGKPIAVKLLKIKPEVLPEERISGQVVSAIPVHLDGKSAPGQVPTGSVCYERNGEVFYLTYTPDDVEGNIHLDTGDKVSFYMETNKHTGAVSARNIQLVKKKQMRCQGVVCATKEAFGFIERADVVKEIFFHYSEFKGDLEALQAGDDVDFTIKDRNGKEVATDVRLLPQGTVIFEDISIEQFEGTVIKVIPKVPTKNQNDPLPGRISARIGFTDKELPFGEKDTKSKVTLLEGDHIQFNISTDRRDKLERATNIDILPDTFNFTKETREMGVIAAIRDGFGFIKCVDRDARMFFHFSEVLEESQLHISDEVEFTVVPVGPVCKLFTKDMLSAQRNHAVRIKKLPKGTVSFHTQSEQRFVGVVEKEVVATTNKNASPTKSKEKAKVVEKEAEEGVIAYEDCGVKLTVAYHTKDLEGGGHPQVGDKVEFSINEVKRTGQQSAVSIRVLNRNASNAKRLHGFVATLKDNFGFIETANHDQEIFFHYSEMCGDLENLELGDTVEYTLSKGKGNKVSAEKVTKVAAVNGIGEDVGATVMMGKVIRPLRSVDPSQTEYQGLIEVTEEGGTKGQNYPFGIMGMANKADCLQKGELVKFQVCTVGQTGQKMACNVVPQRRAMVECVKDQFGFITYEVGESKKLFFHVKEVQDGLELQTGDEVEFSVVLNQRTGKCSACNVRRVSEGPKPVVTPRPDRLVNRLKSITLDDASAPRLVIVRQPRGPDNSKGFNVERKTRQPGVID; this is translated from the exons ATGAGTTTTGACCCAGGCATGCTCCATAATAATGGACACACTGCATATGCCAATGGGACGGGGCCTGGCATTAGAGAGACTGGTGTGGTGGAGAAGCTCCTGACTTCTTACGGGTTCATCCAGTGCTCTGAACGTCAGGCTCGTCTCTTCTTCCACTGTTCCCAGTACAACGGCAACCTGCAGGAGCTTAAAATAGGAG ATGATGTAGAGTTTGAGGTATCCTCTGACAGGCGCACTGGCAAGCCCATAGCAGTGAAGCTGCTAAAGATAAAGCCAGAGGTGCTGCCAGAGGAGCGCATCTCGGGCCAG GTTGTCTCAGCAATCCCAGTGCACTTGGATGGAAAGTCTGCTCCCGGCCAGGTGCCCACTGGCAGTGTCTGCTATGAAAGAAACGGG GAGGTGTTCTACCTTACCTACACTCCTGATGATGTGGAGGGTAATATCCACCTGGACACAGGCGACAAAGTCAGCTTTTACATGGAGACCAACAAGCA tacTGGTGCAGTCAGTGCTCGTAATATTCAACTTGtgaagaaaaagcaaatgagGTGCCAGGGTGTGGTGTGTGCTACAAAG GAGGCATTTGGATTCATTGAGAGGGCCGATGTGGTGAAGGAGATATTCTTCCACTACAGTGAGTTCAAGGGTGATCTGGAGGCTCTGCAGGCTGGAGATGACGTTGATTTCACcatcaaagacagaaat GGTAAAGAAGTAGCCACAGACGTGAGGCTGCTCCCCCAAGGAACAGTCATCTTTGAGGATATCAGCATCGAGCAGTTTGAAGGCACTGTCATCAAGGTCATTCCCAAGGTTCCCACCAAAAACCAG AATGACCCGCTGCCAGGTCGTATCAGTGCCCGCATTGGTTTCACTGACAAGGAGCTGCCATTTGGCGAGAAGGACACAAAGTCCAAGGTGACCCTGTTGGAGGGAGATCACATACAGTTCAACATCTCCACCGACCGCAGAGACAAGCTGGAGAGGGCTACCAACATCGACATCCTCCCAGACACCTTTAACTTCACCAAGGAGACCCGTGAAATG GGGGTGATTGCAGCTATACGCGATGGCTTTGGCTTCATTAAGTGTGTGGATAGGGATGCCAGGATGTTCTTTCACTTCAGTGAAGTTCTTGAGGAGAGCCAGCTGCACATCTCTGATGAAGTGGAATTCACTGTTGTGCCTGTAGGTCCTGTTTGTAAGCTTTTCACTAAA GATATGCTGTCAGCTCAAAGGAACCATGCAGTGCGCATCAAGAAGTTGCCTAAAGGCACAGTGTCCTTCCATACCCAGTCTGAGCAGCGCTTTGTGGGTGTGGTAGAGAAAGAAGTTGTGGCAACCACCAACAAGAATGCCAGTCCCACCAAGAGCAAGGAGAAG GCTAAAGTTGTAGAAAAG GAAGCTGAGGAAGGAGTTATTGCATATGAAGACTGTGGAGTGAAGCTCACTGTGGCATATCATACCAAGGACCTGGAGGGAGGAGGTCACCCACAAGTTGGAGATAAG GTGGAGTTCTCCATCAATGAAGTGAAGCGAACTGGCCAGCAGAGTGCAGTCTCCATCAGGGTCCTCAACCGCAATGCCTCCAACGCCAAGAGACTGCATGGATTTGTTGCCACACTGAAGGACAACTTTGGCTTCATTGAGACAGCAAACCATGACCAGGAGATTTTCTTCCATTACAG TGAAATGTGTGGAGACTTGGAGAACTTGGAGCTGGGCGACACGGTGGAGTACACTCTCTCTaagggaaaaggaaacaaagtcaGCGCTGAAAAGGTTACCAAAGTGGCTGCAG TGAATGGCATCGGTGAGGATGTTGGTGCGACAGTGATGATGGGAAAAGTCATCCGTCCCTTACGCAGTGTGGACCCCTCCCAGACAGAATACCAAGGGCTTATTGAAGTCACAGAGGAAG GTGGAACTAAAGGGCAGAATTATCCCTTTGGAATCATGGGTATGGCAAACAAGGCAGACTGTCTGCAGAAGGGGGAACTTGTGAAGTTCCAGGTTTGCACAGTTGGCCAAACTGGACAGAAGATGGCCTGTAATGTGGTCCCTCAGCGCAGAGCCATGGTGGAGTGTGTCAAAGACCAG TTTGGCTTCATCACATATGAAGTTGGTGAGAGCAAGAAGCTGTTCTTTCATGTAAAAGAAGTACAAGATGGCCTTGAACTCCAGACTGGGGATGAGGTGGAGTTCTCAGTTGTCCTCAATCAACGCACAGGAAAATGTAGTGCCTGCAACGTACGCAGAGTCAG TGAGGGGCCTAAACCAGTGGTGACTCCGCGTCCTGATCGTCTGGTGAACCGACTGAAGAGCATCACTCTTGACGATGCCAGTGCTCCTCGCCTGGTCATAGTAAGACAGCCCCGTGGTCCCGACAATTCAAAG GGCTTCAACGTGGAGCGCAAGACCCGCCAGCCTGGTGTCATCGACTGA
- the csde1 gene encoding cold shock domain-containing protein E1 isoform X14 yields the protein MGSPWKGFVEFTLPASPPTAFVSADLSSTSPVGLSLSPYGRSMSFDPGMLHNNGHTAYANGTGPGIRETGVVEKLLTSYGFIQCSERQARLFFHCSQYNGNLQELKIGDDVEFEVSSDRRTGKPIAVKLLKIKPEVLPEERISGQVVSAIPVHLDGKSAPGQVPTGSVCYERNGEVFYLTYTPDDVEGNIHLDTGDKVSFYMETNKHTGAVSARNIQLVKKKQMRCQGVVCATKEAFGFIERADVVKEIFFHYSEFKGDLEALQAGDDVDFTIKDRNGKEVATDVRLLPQGTVIFEDISIEQFEGTVIKVIPKVPTKNQNDPLPGRISARIGFTDKELPFGEKDTKSKVTLLEGDHIQFNISTDRRDKLERATNIDILPDTFNFTKETREMGVIAAIRDGFGFIKCVDRDARMFFHFSEVLEESQLHISDEVEFTVVPDMLSAQRNHAVRIKKLPKGTVSFHTQSEQRFVGVVEKEVVATTNKNASPTKSKEKAKVVEKEAEEGVIAYEDCGVKLTVAYHTKDLEGGGHPQVGDKVEFSINEVKRTGQQSAVSIRVLNRNASNAKRLHGFVATLKDNFGFIETANHDQEIFFHYSEMCGDLENLELGDTVEYTLSKGKGNKVSAEKVTKVAAVNGIGEDVGATVMMGKVIRPLRSVDPSQTEYQGLIEVTEEGGTKGQNYPFGIMGMANKADCLQKGELVKFQVCTVGQTGQKMACNVVPQRRAMVECVKDQFGFITYEVGESKKLFFHVKEVQDGLELQTGDEVEFSVVLNQRTGKCSACNVRRVSEGPKPVVTPRPDRLVNRLKSITLDDASAPRLVIVRQPRGPDNSKGFNVERKTRQPGVID from the exons ATGAGTTTTGACCCAGGCATGCTCCATAATAATGGACACACTGCATATGCCAATGGGACGGGGCCTGGCATTAGAGAGACTGGTGTGGTGGAGAAGCTCCTGACTTCTTACGGGTTCATCCAGTGCTCTGAACGTCAGGCTCGTCTCTTCTTCCACTGTTCCCAGTACAACGGCAACCTGCAGGAGCTTAAAATAGGAG ATGATGTAGAGTTTGAGGTATCCTCTGACAGGCGCACTGGCAAGCCCATAGCAGTGAAGCTGCTAAAGATAAAGCCAGAGGTGCTGCCAGAGGAGCGCATCTCGGGCCAG GTTGTCTCAGCAATCCCAGTGCACTTGGATGGAAAGTCTGCTCCCGGCCAGGTGCCCACTGGCAGTGTCTGCTATGAAAGAAACGGG GAGGTGTTCTACCTTACCTACACTCCTGATGATGTGGAGGGTAATATCCACCTGGACACAGGCGACAAAGTCAGCTTTTACATGGAGACCAACAAGCA tacTGGTGCAGTCAGTGCTCGTAATATTCAACTTGtgaagaaaaagcaaatgagGTGCCAGGGTGTGGTGTGTGCTACAAAG GAGGCATTTGGATTCATTGAGAGGGCCGATGTGGTGAAGGAGATATTCTTCCACTACAGTGAGTTCAAGGGTGATCTGGAGGCTCTGCAGGCTGGAGATGACGTTGATTTCACcatcaaagacagaaat GGTAAAGAAGTAGCCACAGACGTGAGGCTGCTCCCCCAAGGAACAGTCATCTTTGAGGATATCAGCATCGAGCAGTTTGAAGGCACTGTCATCAAGGTCATTCCCAAGGTTCCCACCAAAAACCAG AATGACCCGCTGCCAGGTCGTATCAGTGCCCGCATTGGTTTCACTGACAAGGAGCTGCCATTTGGCGAGAAGGACACAAAGTCCAAGGTGACCCTGTTGGAGGGAGATCACATACAGTTCAACATCTCCACCGACCGCAGAGACAAGCTGGAGAGGGCTACCAACATCGACATCCTCCCAGACACCTTTAACTTCACCAAGGAGACCCGTGAAATG GGGGTGATTGCAGCTATACGCGATGGCTTTGGCTTCATTAAGTGTGTGGATAGGGATGCCAGGATGTTCTTTCACTTCAGTGAAGTTCTTGAGGAGAGCCAGCTGCACATCTCTGATGAAGTGGAATTCACTGTTGTGCCT GATATGCTGTCAGCTCAAAGGAACCATGCAGTGCGCATCAAGAAGTTGCCTAAAGGCACAGTGTCCTTCCATACCCAGTCTGAGCAGCGCTTTGTGGGTGTGGTAGAGAAAGAAGTTGTGGCAACCACCAACAAGAATGCCAGTCCCACCAAGAGCAAGGAGAAG GCTAAAGTTGTAGAAAAG GAAGCTGAGGAAGGAGTTATTGCATATGAAGACTGTGGAGTGAAGCTCACTGTGGCATATCATACCAAGGACCTGGAGGGAGGAGGTCACCCACAAGTTGGAGATAAG GTGGAGTTCTCCATCAATGAAGTGAAGCGAACTGGCCAGCAGAGTGCAGTCTCCATCAGGGTCCTCAACCGCAATGCCTCCAACGCCAAGAGACTGCATGGATTTGTTGCCACACTGAAGGACAACTTTGGCTTCATTGAGACAGCAAACCATGACCAGGAGATTTTCTTCCATTACAG TGAAATGTGTGGAGACTTGGAGAACTTGGAGCTGGGCGACACGGTGGAGTACACTCTCTCTaagggaaaaggaaacaaagtcaGCGCTGAAAAGGTTACCAAAGTGGCTGCAG TGAATGGCATCGGTGAGGATGTTGGTGCGACAGTGATGATGGGAAAAGTCATCCGTCCCTTACGCAGTGTGGACCCCTCCCAGACAGAATACCAAGGGCTTATTGAAGTCACAGAGGAAG GTGGAACTAAAGGGCAGAATTATCCCTTTGGAATCATGGGTATGGCAAACAAGGCAGACTGTCTGCAGAAGGGGGAACTTGTGAAGTTCCAGGTTTGCACAGTTGGCCAAACTGGACAGAAGATGGCCTGTAATGTGGTCCCTCAGCGCAGAGCCATGGTGGAGTGTGTCAAAGACCAG TTTGGCTTCATCACATATGAAGTTGGTGAGAGCAAGAAGCTGTTCTTTCATGTAAAAGAAGTACAAGATGGCCTTGAACTCCAGACTGGGGATGAGGTGGAGTTCTCAGTTGTCCTCAATCAACGCACAGGAAAATGTAGTGCCTGCAACGTACGCAGAGTCAG TGAGGGGCCTAAACCAGTGGTGACTCCGCGTCCTGATCGTCTGGTGAACCGACTGAAGAGCATCACTCTTGACGATGCCAGTGCTCCTCGCCTGGTCATAGTAAGACAGCCCCGTGGTCCCGACAATTCAAAG GGCTTCAACGTGGAGCGCAAGACCCGCCAGCCTGGTGTCATCGACTGA